The nucleotide window tgacaatGAATACCTcttgggatgaataaagtatcccTTATCTTATTTTAATAATCAAATCCAGACTGAAAATCCATGACATTTTCTAGAGTACATCCAGAATCCAGAAGAGAAGTGTGCAAAACTATAACATATTCTAGACTACTGGGGAACTGCTTGCCCTGATCCTGGGAGAGGTTTGGTGAAGCCATCTTTTCCAATCAGCCAATATGTGTCTTCCGGTATCTTGTTCTGCagtgaaaaaaaatagtttttgagagatggatggatggtttgCCCAAGTATCATATTCTGGAAATGTGTGAGAATATTTGAGCAagaaaaaatgtaatgtttcatcgcaaaacatttgaacaaaccgCCAAAACACTCAGCTGAACAACAGTTGTCAAGCCGTATGCAGTAGGTTACATCATttaacacagagaagagagcggCACATGACACTTGGAATACTGCCATTGTTATTGTCCTGCTAGTATGATTTAGACCTcaatcaatatacagtatgtatgtaccaTGGTTTCAAGCCATCATCAGGACCCAATGATAATACACCagaattttaaataataattccTGTGCATGTAAAAAAGATTGACACCGGCCTTGACAACCCAAACATACCTTTAATTCTACCTTGCCTCTTAACTCCACCCGGTAGCCTTCCTTTAAACTGAGGAGAATCTGAACTGTGCTGTTGTGAATATGGATTCGGtgggctgaaaaaaaaagagaacaagtgTCATACGCACCTGTACACATTAGTTCATTCGTGTTCAAGAACGGCTGTGTGTCCATAGATGTATGTGGTTCTCATTAAGAGATACTGGTTGGTAAGTCACTTGAGGTCAGATCACAGACCTCTTGGTCACTTAATTGCAACTATAGTACATCCAAGCATTGTCTTGGGTACACATGCTTTGTGTCTTAGAAATAAGTCATAGAATATGTCATAGAAAAAAGTACCcgcacactgttgctgctgctcccgaAGTTATTTTTATACACAACGTTTCGACCAGTATGGTCTTCGTCAGGTGCAGTGTGCGGGTACTTTTTTCTATTCTTCGACTTCCTTTTTACCTTGCACCTGTTTaagttggatgtgcgtgcaCTCTCTGCTACCTGGTTATATTGTCACGCCAACGAAGAACTGACATGTTTTACTCACTGTAAAAACTGTTTCCCAAGGAGACAATAAAGATGCCATCTATCGTGCTTTGTTGAAAGGAATTAGGCATTTATTTTTGAAGAGTGACCAAGGGATATATTGACCCTAATAGTGATTTGGTTCACTGTGTATTAGTACATCCAAAAACACTAATAGTGTAGTAATGAGAACGTATTATTTGTTATTATGTTACTAAGATTTATGTTATACACAAATTGATATATTGGGTGGCAATTATGATGTGCTACTAACGTATTCCTGTTGATTCCATTCTGGAGGCAGTGGTGACGGTGTCTCCAAACAGGCAGTACCTCGGCATTGTTAAGCCCACAATTCCAGCCACACATGAGCCTGTGGACGTGACACgtagataaacacaaacacgtgATTGCAAACGATTAGTCCAAAACTCATGCAATGCTTTGTTAGTCTGTCCCTTCATAgctaaatacaaacacatacatgttaTTACAAAGAGTTAGTCCAAAACTCATGCAATGTTTTGTTAGTCTGTCCCTTCATagataaatacaaacacatatgtTACTGCAAACAGTTAGTCCAAAACCCATGCAATGTTTTGTTAGTCTGTCCCTTCATAGATAAATGCAAAAACATACATGTTATTACAAACAGTTAGTCCAAAACTCATGCAATATTTTGTTAGTCTGTCCCTTTTTCCTTGACTAAACGGTGGCACTCGTGGTGCTGAGATGCACAGgcctgtacctgtgtgtatgcctATGCGTATCCTCAAAGGCACGTCTGGCATATGCTTCATCTTGAAGTTGTCCACTGCACTCAAGATGTCCAGTGCCATATTGGATATTTCAGCAGCATGGCGGTTCCCATTTGGCACTGGGCATCCTGATGATACCATGTAGGCGTCACCGATGGTCTCCACCTAAGACACGGAGATGGACAGAGAACAGGGAGTTTGAAGAGCTAAAAGGTTAACCGATAGCAGAGttcagaagtaggctacatgaagAGGATCTATGACTGTTTTGTTTTACAACCCCGTTTCCAAAAAAAGTTGGGATGCGTATGTGATGATCTGCAAATCACATTAACCCATATTTACATGTAAATCGAACATAGACCATAAATCAAACTTTGAAACAAATTGACACATTTGACTATTTTAGGAAAATTATATGGTAATTTTACATTTGATACCAGCAACACATGTCCAAAGTAGTTGGGACAGGAGCATCAGTGTAATGCTAAAGAAAACAATTAGGAGCGTTTAACAACTAATAATTCTGGCATCTGCCAAAAAGAGCCTCCCAGAGAAGCAGAGTCCCTCTGAAGTAAAGATGTGGAGGTATTCATCACTCTTAAAAGAATGTGGACCAATACAAGAATAATGCTTTGAATCTGGGCATTTCAAAAAAATCGAAAAATATCACCAACATTTCTAGGATCCCGAGAAAATCGCTGTGTAACTGATGGGATTGAAAAAATATATGGGATGGGATGTGATCTTTGAGATGGCACTGTATCCAAAACAGACCTGATTTTGTTCCAATATCCATTCATTGGCATTGTCTATGAACTTAGTTTGACTTTCCATCCACATGTGTTGGTTAAAACGTGTTGGTTAAAACTCAACCATGCAAAGAAGAAATTCATGGGAAAGAACTAGAAAGGCAATGAACTGGCACTGGCAATGAAGGACTTTTTTTAATTGCTTAAGTGCATATTGCAACAATATGGCTCCATACAGTGGATGAATCCAGGTGCCAAAATTGACCTGTCCAAAAAGAACTGATATGTTGTCTTTGTGCTATTCTCAATTAAATATAGGATTGGAAATCATAACATTATATACTGTGTCCCAACATTGTTTGAAACAAAGATGTATGAAAgatgttttatgtgtctgtgaaagTGTACCTTATAGACGTCATGATTGCCAATGACATTATCAAACAGCGAGTAGAGATCATTGAGTACGTCCACCACCTCAATGGGCTCAAGGTTGGCTGAGATGGTTGTGAAACCCACAATGTCACTGAAGTACACGGTCACACTGTCAAAGTGCACAGGTTCCACACTGCCCTGCTTCAAGGACTCCGCCactgacctgcacacacatttaGGAGACAATTATGAGGGCTtatgaaggtgagagagagagagagagagagagagagtgtgtgtgtgtgcgtgtgtgtgactgtgtgtctgtgtatgagttcACACTTggttgtgtttgtacatgtttaCGTTTGAAACTCACGGAGGAAGCATCTGAGTTAGAAGTTTCTCTGTCTTCAGTTTTTCCATCTCCAGTTCCGCAGTCCTGTCTCTAATAAGATCTTCCAGGTTAGAGGAGTACTGCTCCAGCATCCTCAACATGGAGTCTATTATATTTGTCTTTCTTCCTTTGTTTATGGTCTTAAACTTCACATGTATGgacagacatagacataaaGAGAGTTTGAACAAAACAGTTACAGAAATATGAGTATAGAAAGGTAAAAACTATCCAGATTGTCCCATCACAGAGGAAAATAGCTAGCAATAAACCCTCGTTCTTTACCTGATCAAATATCTGCTCAAAGGTTGGTCGTTTCTCAGGTTCTTCCGCCCAGCATTGTTTCATTAACTGGATGCCCTCCATAGGGGCGTATCTACTGGTCACTTCAGGCCGGCACAGCGGCGGAGGCCTGCGGATCCTCTCAACGATATCTGCAGAAAACAGAGgcggtagtgtagtggttaaggagctgagcTAGTGTGcggtagcctgaaaagttgtggctTCAATACACGACAGAACACGACAGGGGACCAAGAATTATGGGATCTGTTGCAACCTCCCCGTAGCCAAGATCATGTCGAAGAAAGACAAAACAACATGGACGACCTAAACATGGAGGACACTCAGGCCTACTGAGAAGGCAAATATGGAGGCGTATCTTCAGCCTGCTGAATCAGCCAGTAagaatgcaaacagcatagatttcaaactacaaacatactgtatgcccacAATTCAGCTTTTATAGGCATTGCATTGACCATAAACTGCTCGTTATTAGCTATATTTTCAATGGAGATATTCATTGAAGGTGTCCTGTAATGTAAGACTAGGCTCAACTGTCAAAATTGATGTTGATATATTGAGAAAATGAGTCAATGACAAATGTCGCTGCCTGTTTGACTcaaatgttgttgttattgttgttgttgttattgtcagAGCTGGTTCTGGCTCCAGCTATCATGTCCCAGCTGAACGGGCCCTTGACCATCTGATGAAGGAGCAGAGATCATCAGAGAACAAGGAGAGACCAGTCCATGAGAGGGCAAACAAGGGGGAGACTGAGGCCGGAGAGGATGTGCAGCCTGGTGAACCAGCAAGTaaaaatgcaagtagcaaaccTCAGACTGCTAAGTTATTGCCACAGTTGTCCTTttatagcctggcacgccctcccagtgacgcaacgccttcaggcttttgctgctggtctggtcaactgctcattgagaaggatttctgagttcccgaaatctgcggaactgccccctttggtcgagaaccaatcaactttgagcagctccaacggctctgggtagaggcgtgttcaaggcagaggaaagagtgttgttattggtttaaactcggcaaaccgctttctgacatctaccagtagcaaatccaggcacttaaaggaggcgggtcaaccagcgcttgcaagaaaccgtgttagtacaggctgttggtcagactaaagtctcgcagagcctttgaaagtcgatggtaatcaggctagtccTTTTATGGGAATAGATAGACCATAAACTGCTTATTCATGTCCACAGTtaacctttttcattttttttttcaaacaggcTGTTGCAGGTTGTGTGTGGCCTGTGGTTAGATGTGGCAGCAAATTATTGAGTAAGATGGATCTGTTCTTTGCAGCAACATGTccatcatatactgtaagtaaaaTGGTTAGTTACCCCAAGTTAAATATTTTCATTGGAGATCTCCATTGAAGTTATCTACTACTGTTATTAAACTTTCTTAAATTGCATAAACTGATGCTGATATTGAGAAAATGTGTGGAATGTCACTGCATGTTTGACTCAAGTGTTGTTGTTGAGgatgatgttgttgatgttgttgttgttgttgttgttgttacagcTGGCCCTGGCTCTAGTTACCATTTCCCAGCTGAATGGAGCCTTGGCCACCTGATTGCTTGAGCTAGCAAGTGATCATGGGAACACCTCTAATTATAGAAAGCCTAAGATAATCTTTGTCAAAAGTCATCAACGTTGGGTGACCAACCACAGCATTTGATTGGCTCCAAACCAAATAATAATAGAGcatggggaggagggaggagaggcctTGCATCATTGTAAACAGCCACGAAACATCTACTGTGAAGCAACATCTACTGTCCTTCAACTGTTCAGATGCCCCTCAACTGACCTACATTATATTACATCGCTATTACATTGTTATCATTACCACCGTTATGATGTATTACATTGATATCTTGATATCCAACCTCAAATGTTGAATTCGGCTTTATATAATTCGGTATAGGCTATATACGTCCGATTTTCAAGCTCATTTTTCAATCTGTTTGCATGCCATATGTCATACATATTCAAGCATTGAGGCATATTGAAAATCTACTACATTATCATGATACACAAATGACtaaccgcacacacatattACCTTCAGCAGAGAGCTCCAGCATGCAGTATGGCAGTCCACGCATCAGTACTTCTTGCATTATGATGGCAAAGCTGTACACGTCGCCTGGGAAACTGCCATTATGGCCTGGAGAGGGACCTCGCAGAATCTCAGGAGCAGTCCAAAGAAGGTCTGTGTGtaaaaatacaaacataaaGCAAGTGCAGgctaacaaacacatgcatatgccTAAAAGTCAATCATGGCCACGGTCAAACTATACTGTTTACTAATATGCGATCatctacatttattaatttagcagacgcctttagccaaagtgacttacatgacaattatattacaatggCCATTGTTCCCTGCACAactcggggttaagtgccttgctcaagggggcacaatggtggaagctgggaactgaacccacaacttttcggGCACgctagctagcccagttccttcaccactatgctaccaccgtccctaaatgtgtctgggaaaacccatcacatggtgAAATTTCTCCAATttatgattctgataccatcctagcaacattTGGGATTTTGTGAGGATAGCATCCAGGATTTTTGCTAGGGGACAGTGTCCAGAAAGTTGTGTGTTGAATCAAAAGGGTGCAATTAATGCATAAGGGGCATAAAATGTCAATATATGATGACATCTTCATCAGTCAGTGAACTCTGAGGTGGTGTTATCGTACATCAAGTCTTTGTGCACCTTTTTATTTGACCAAGCATTCTGAATGTTTCATTTTCTTTGGTTTTGTTCTCCGATTCACAAAGGAACCACTACTAGAATCCTTACCCTCAGCCAGTTGTTCTTCATAGGGGAACTTCTCTGCCACCAACACCTCTTTGTAGCCATAGTCTGTGATTTTAAGTACAAGGCGTCCATCAACAAGGCAGTTCCTTGACTTCAGTCGGCCGTGACAAACATTCTTGTAGTGTAAATACTTCATGCCCTGTTAAATAGCAAAAATAAATTTCATTTAATTGGGTTTTGAATGTTCTGAGCATGTAAAGCACTATTTAACTCACATGAAATGAAATATGGTAAAATTTGAATTGGACAGTCTGCCCACAGAGTCTAACAGATCATCTAAAAGTGTCggtttttgaacattctaacatactgtaagattccattccgcaaaaATTCAAGGTTTtaaaattctatgttgaattcAGAGCCCTAGAGAGAGATATCAGGTTGATTcggaacccagatattctttagaacatTAATTTTGCAACCTTCAGCAGTCATCCAGAAGCAAAGAAATAACTTGACTATTCTGTTTTCCTGATGAGATTTTAATAaacttttaaactttaaatACTTGGTTAAAAGAGAGTGCTGTGGATCCAGTATGGGAATTCAGATCATACTACTGAAGGGCGCTGTAACGGTCTATCACCTTTATGAGGTCCATTATCAGAGAGGATTTGAACATCCAGTCAAGAGGAACATCATCATTGATGAGCAAGTCTTCCAGGCTTCCACGGGTGCAGAACTCTGTCATGATGGCAAAGACTCCACAGTCATGGAAGAAACCCAGAAAAGAATTGACATTCTCATGTCTCAACTGCATCATCTGAGGAAGACACAACAGGGATTTAAGTTTAAGTTCCATGAGTTAAAGTTCCACGAAATGCACTCTATGGCTGCCCTTGAACTTACAAAGTCATGGAACCAAAGTGACACCCGACAGCATTCCTGTAATAATTAAGAATGTACAGTAGCACCACAAACTTACCACCCCAAACACATCACTGGTGCCAGGTGTAATGGTCTTGAAATCTCCATGTGGGAGTCTTTTCAGCCAGGCCCAGTCACCCTGTAAAATATTGTGACATAAATGACAGCTCAAACAACCACGGTAGTGAGACTATCCTACAATACGTAATATCTACACTTTAGACGAGGTATTGCAGTAGGATGGTCTTACAGATGAGTGAGTGTTGGTTTCCtccagaggtgtaaaagtctggcttcagaaagtagaagTCCTACCACATTTCTGCTCCAACCATTCAGTataccagctgattctaattggcACAACTCCTCAGCCAGGTACATTTCCCTCATATAAGccgtattgtgtataagccgcaggacagtgttttatgcaagttaaaagaaacaaaactatattaacaccatagtaactgccccccctgtattaaacTCATAGCGGAATCgtttttgcaaaatcagtgtataagttgcggcttatagtcgggaaattacggtagatgagctaattagtgaaatcacctgtgttaagtgcaccgGTAGAACCAATATATGGTAGCACTTTTACctctgaagccggacttttaTACCTCTGGTCTCCTCTATCTAGACTCTGTCTCACCTCATAGAGTGCCACATTGGAGTTCTCGTGCGTGGCAGGTGACACGGAGGAGATGTGCGACTTTAAGCTCCGAGAAGAACTGCTCTTCCTCATCACGCTGTTGACTCTACTGTCATCGTGAATACTGAATTTCTGAAATCAAGTCACAATACAGGTTACTTACACAATGATTTCCTAATTAGTCACATTATAATTACATAATACATCTAATATCAGATTTTGCAGAACATCCAGATATATGCCATGAAATCCTACATGTAAATGCTCACAGCTCACAATATGATGAAACCACATTTTTGACGCAACTTCAAAAATGGCTAAATGCACTGTTTCATCCTGGCATCCACATGAAATCCTAAATGCTCACACAATTGGCTAACTGGTAGCCTACATTAAGCCATAACCAGGTCTATTGAACTGTATCATCCGCTAGTAttgatatatactgtaaatgctgGGTTATGCTCAGTTGATCCACCCAAGCACGTGTCTAAATCTCTTTTTGATCACATGGCATGGACAAAAACATCTTCCATTTGTCTCATAATCTTGAGGAAACTGTTAATAATAATCTGTTCCAAAATCACTACTCACCTTGTTGCTAAGAGATGGGTTGATAAAAGTAACATCCTCCAGGGTCAGCATGATCCTATTGGGGCCTCTGACCATACTAATCTGACTTAGTTTTCTCCTGAGAGGCAGAAGTCAAGGTGAAAATTACTTATTAAAGTTATAACTGTCTGATGTAAATGTGTATGCAGTTTGAAGACGAACTGAAGACAACATAGTTTTGTTGCAGTGATAATTTTTGAATTCCTATTATAAGTATGCAATCGTGTACCTAATATAGTAGTAGATCCCAGCACAGCAGAGGAATACCAGAAACATCAACACTGACATGATAACTGCAGCAAAAGGGTCCACACCTTGCAATGAAAGAATCACCATTTTGATCAAcatagaaaaagaaagcaaatatAATTCCTATCTTACTCTTTACACACTTCTTCAGTAATTTCCtatgtattagccgcattgtgtataagccgcaggacagcgtTCAAtgaaagttaaaagaaacaaaaccatattaataccacatCAACTGCCGCCGTGTATTAacgtcatagctgaagaaattagtattagccgcggctaatagtcgggaaatcaAGGTACTTTTatattagggtgaccagacgtccccggtttcatgggacagtccccgtttttggttgcctgtccctgggaaaatacaaaaaaatgaccTATGTCCCCATTTTTGCGATtttgtccccggttttggtctcggacatctggtcaccttattttagagtatgcttgtgtgtgcaagGCCCTGTAGTTTGACTCCTGTACCTGCTGAGCAGATGATGCTGTTTGTGAACCAGCAGCCGGCGTCTGCCTTCGGGGCCACTCCGTTGGGGAAGTGAATGGGCTTGCCCAGGTACCTCACCATGTCCAGCTCCATCTCCACCCTGTGCGTCGGGCGCAGCTCCCACGACAGCCCGTCCGTGTCCAGGATCACAAAGTCCTGCAGGCCCGCTCCGGAGGTGCTACTCCGGACCGGGTGACTGAAGCCCTGGAAAGACACGCCGCGAGAGTGGCTGACGAGGTTTCCCCCGTAGATGCGCTGTCCTGAGTCCCTCATGTGCTTCATGGTGTGGGCCAGGTACAGGATAGAGTTGTAGACGGTCCCAAACAGTGGGGAGACCTGAGGAGGGGATAATTACATAATTTGCATAATTACTCCCAATACTCTCACATGTTGTTAAGAGTGCTATGTGAGGCCCAGCCGTGGCGCAGCCGtgccggatcccaccccgactctttctcccattctctctactgtcctatcggattaaaggcataaaaatatactttaaaaaggTGCTATGTGGAATTTTGGATTCTTTGTTTAAAACTGGCCAACTGACCTTTAAGTTCACAAATGACCTAAAAACAGATTATGATAAAACCACCAATTTGACGTAATTTCAAAAATGGCTAAATGCATTGTGTGGTCCAGACATCCACTGAAGTTAGAATGCAAACCAGCAAGCACATTTGCTTGTAATAGCACATTGTATCGCATGTGCCAGTGTTTCAAATACAACGCACATTCAGTGAAGGACCGATGTGCTTCTGCGTTCAAGACAACTCAAATCC belongs to Sardina pilchardus chromosome 16, fSarPil1.1, whole genome shotgun sequence and includes:
- the gc2 gene encoding retinal guanylyl cyclase 2, translated to MSTRYGTVRGRDIINGTEKAIHSLVVSVSCRLEMQHQLCAFHSNPQTWPKREHLTPNDPLPSSTPHLECKLGLLWFLLILVSLVPSRSHAAAVFRIGVVGPWNCDPIFAKTMPAAAAQLAVSRINRDALLSKIATFDYVILEEDCETSRALGRFLRYYARAAAFVGPANPGYWDAASLLGKSWGKVVFSWACVGSELDELRRHPNFACTVPLPTLVLLRVMRHFRWAHVGIISSADDIWVETASKLANALRGHGLPVGIVASVGNDPDSMRKTLAKVKKMDELRMVVLCMHSVLIGGQVQKLMLETAHDMRLTDGSLMFVPYDTLLYSLPYMDVPHPALRNNSKLLRAYDAVLTITVQSQQHSFYQAYQQAVEAGELPSHIKPQQVSPLFGTVYNSILYLAHTMKHMRDSGQRIYGGNLVSHSRGVSFQGFSHPVRSSTSGAGLQDFVILDTDGLSWELRPTHRVEMELDMVRYLGKPIHFPNGVAPKADAGCWFTNSIICSAGVDPFAAVIMSVLMFLVFLCCAGIYYYIRRKLSQISMVRGPNRIMLTLEDVTFINPSLSNKKFSIHDDSRVNSVMRKSSSSRSLKSHISSVSPATHENSNVALYEGDWAWLKRLPHGDFKTITPGTSDVFGVMMQLRHENVNSFLGFFHDCGVFAIMTEFCTRGSLEDLLINDDVPLDWMFKSSLIMDLIKGMKYLHYKNVCHGRLKSRNCLVDGRLVLKITDYGYKEVLVAEKFPYEEQLAEDLLWTAPEILRGPSPGHNGSFPGDVYSFAIIMQEVLMRGLPYCMLELSAEDIVERIRRPPPLCRPEVTSRYAPMEGIQLMKQCWAEEPEKRPTFEQIFDQFKTINKGRKTNIIDSMLRMLEQYSSNLEDLIRDRTAELEMEKLKTEKLLTQMLPPSVAESLKQGSVEPVHFDSVTVYFSDIVGFTTISANLEPIEVVDVLNDLYSLFDNVIGNHDVYKVETIGDAYMVSSGCPVPNGNRHAAEISNMALDILSAVDNFKMKHMPDVPLRIRIGIHTGSCVAGIVGLTMPRYCLFGDTVTTASRMESTGIPHRIHIHNSTVQILLSLKEGYRVELRGKVELKNKIPEDTYWLIGKDGFTKPLPGSGGHKDLKVLLHKAVRKISTVRQVAQLGMMDEGNVMMHHH